One window of the Candidatus Zixiibacteriota bacterium genome contains the following:
- a CDS encoding conserved hypothetical protein (Evidence 4 : Unknown function but conserved in other organisms), giving the protein MKLSADTEAGKNISISRRGSALPPSPIRKLIPLADQAKRKGVKIYHLNIGQPDIETPPIFWRAVKNYANKVLAYGNSQGMTEYLDKLSAYYRRRDLEIKPNEIIVTTGGSEAIIFAMTITCEPGEEIIVFEPFYTNYNGFAIQAGIKLVPITTHAEDGFHIPPDEIIQKSISSRTKGILYCNPNNPTGTVYTSSELERLKNLAIKHNLFLMADEVYREFIYEGKHISIMSLQGIDDRAIMLDSISKRFSACGARVGNLVTRNPEIYRAALHLGQARLCSPTLEQVGASAAYDLGEDYFRQVIEEYRQRRDTVYEGLMKIPGTVCLNPGGAFYIMAKLPVDDAEKFASFLLTDFNYEGRTVMVAPGPGFYASPGKGQSECRIAYVLKTDDLKDAMDLLRRGVEAYNSGK; this is encoded by the coding sequence ATGAAACTCTCGGCAGATACGGAAGCCGGAAAAAATATCTCAATTTCTCGTCGCGGTTCCGCGCTCCCCCCTTCTCCGATAAGAAAATTGATTCCACTGGCGGATCAAGCAAAGAGAAAAGGGGTAAAAATATATCACCTGAATATCGGTCAACCTGATATTGAAACTCCCCCCATTTTCTGGAGAGCGGTTAAGAATTACGCCAACAAGGTTCTGGCCTACGGTAACTCACAGGGGATGACAGAATATTTGGATAAACTCTCGGCCTATTATCGGCGTCGGGATTTGGAAATCAAGCCTAACGAAATAATCGTGACGACCGGAGGGTCTGAAGCGATCATATTCGCCATGACAATTACCTGCGAGCCGGGTGAGGAAATTATCGTCTTTGAACCGTTTTACACCAACTATAACGGCTTTGCCATCCAGGCCGGAATCAAACTGGTACCTATTACTACTCATGCCGAAGATGGTTTTCATATTCCCCCCGATGAAATAATTCAGAAGTCAATTTCCTCGCGCACAAAAGGAATTCTTTATTGTAATCCCAATAATCCGACCGGCACCGTTTATACCTCCTCCGAATTAGAGCGCCTAAAGAATCTGGCAATCAAGCATAACCTGTTCTTGATGGCTGACGAAGTCTACAGGGAGTTCATTTATGAGGGAAAACATATAAGCATTATGTCACTGCAGGGAATTGATGATCGCGCCATTATGCTCGATTCCATTAGCAAGCGGTTTTCGGCCTGCGGCGCCCGCGTCGGCAACCTCGTTACCAGAAATCCCGAGATTTATCGGGCGGCGCTTCATCTGGGCCAGGCGCGGCTCTGTTCGCCCACTCTCGAACAGGTCGGGGCATCAGCGGCGTACGATCTTGGCGAGGATTATTTCCGTCAGGTTATTGAAGAATACCGACAGAGGCGTGACACCGTTTACGAGGGGCTGATGAAAATTCCCGGCACCGTCTGCCTTAATCCCGGCGGTGCTTTTTATATTATGGCCAAACTGCCTGTCGATGATGCCGAGAAATTCGCGTCCTTTCTGCTGACTGATTTCAACTATGAGGGCCGGACGGTTATGGTGGCCCCGGGTCCGGGATTCTATGCTTCCCCGGGGAAAGGACAAAGTGAATGCCGTATTGCCTACGTCTTGAAGACCGACGACCTCAAAGATGCCATGGACCTTTTGCGGAGAGGCGTGGAGGCGTATAACTCCGGGAAATAA
- a CDS encoding hypothetical protein (Evidence 5 : Unknown function), whose amino-acid sequence MTGIITTFSQELDALKDYSLVEDIKRAGGQRFYIGHLNEQDIVFVLAHNDPLDAALAAQMMIDTFHVKQVIFTSQAFPLAPYIAGGDLIIGNYHIRPAKYDEAERQMLEGDPTLLQTLRTVCDIPRADRPPHIFGTLIDWRVADFDHPRLRMMQQEFGAIAIDSVGAALAHTCHLNETPFAAICITVPSPESAEPVSEDRINRACQGAFELKGLALVELTVSAITAHL is encoded by the coding sequence ATGACCGGGATTATCACTACATTTAGTCAGGAACTCGATGCCCTAAAAGATTATTCATTGGTCGAGGATATTAAACGGGCGGGAGGGCAAAGATTCTATATAGGACACCTCAATGAGCAGGATATTGTTTTCGTGCTCGCCCATAATGATCCGCTTGATGCCGCGCTTGCCGCTCAGATGATGATAGATACATTTCACGTCAAGCAGGTTATATTCACCAGTCAGGCGTTTCCCTTGGCACCATATATCGCCGGCGGAGATCTTATAATTGGTAATTATCATATTCGTCCCGCAAAATATGACGAGGCCGAACGGCAAATGCTCGAGGGGGATCCAACCCTGCTTCAGACTCTTCGGACGGTCTGTGATATTCCCCGCGCCGACCGCCCGCCGCATATTTTCGGCACATTGATCGATTGGCGGGTAGCCGATTTCGATCATCCTCGCCTTAGAATGATGCAACAGGAATTCGGTGCGATCGCTATCGATTCGGTGGGTGCCGCGCTCGCCCATACCTGTCACCTGAATGAGACCCCGTTTGCCGCGATTTGCATTACCGTCCCGTCGCCCGAAAGTGCGGAACCGGTATCGGAAGATAGAATCAATCGGGCTTGTCAGGGAGCATTTGAATTGAAGGGCCTGGCTCTGGTTGAATTGACAGTCTCCGCTATCACCGCCCATCTTTGA
- the hisS gene encoding Histidine--tRNA ligase codes for MAEKRLLKKVEPKVLKGFRDYPPEEEIARQKLIETARRIYERHGFLPLQTPALEYAETLLGGDYTSDNLKELFGFHGPDEVDMALRYEFTVSLARYVAGNPELALPFRRYQYGTVWRVDKPGPGRYREFMQCDFDMVGTSSMLADAEIIAVMVEVMSELGIKNFIVKYSNRKILNGLAQHAAIPADKVTDVFRVIDKLEKQGEEAVRLELGPGRIDKSGDRIPGLNLENGQIETVLDFLNIAASHRNDSLDEAEKVLDKIEIARSGIDELREVQNYLNEMQVPDDKTKVDLTIVRGLGYYTGPVYETTLLDLPDYGSVFSGGRYDNLIERFSNKSVPATGSSFGVDRMLAALIELRAITLRRATSDVLVTTMDKSRLNDYIAIVNEIRAAGINAELFLGETKNLNKQLKYADRVGIPLAVIAGSDEFESGMVTIKDLRAGAEIARGLSDREEWLRAENIQTTIKRPDMISFLRNLLK; via the coding sequence ATGGCTGAAAAGAGATTACTGAAAAAAGTCGAACCGAAGGTTCTCAAAGGATTTCGCGATTACCCGCCTGAAGAGGAAATCGCCCGCCAGAAATTGATCGAAACCGCCCGTCGGATCTACGAACGGCACGGTTTTCTGCCGCTCCAGACTCCGGCTCTCGAATATGCCGAAACTCTTCTCGGCGGAGATTATACCTCCGATAATCTCAAGGAACTGTTTGGCTTTCACGGCCCCGATGAAGTCGATATGGCCCTCCGGTACGAATTCACCGTTTCTCTCGCCCGTTATGTCGCCGGCAATCCGGAATTGGCCCTTCCCTTTCGGCGCTATCAATACGGTACCGTCTGGCGGGTCGACAAACCGGGTCCCGGCCGCTATCGCGAATTCATGCAGTGCGATTTCGACATGGTCGGAACGTCGTCGATGCTGGCCGACGCCGAAATCATTGCCGTAATGGTTGAAGTTATGTCCGAATTGGGCATCAAAAACTTCATAGTAAAATATTCCAATCGAAAAATTCTCAATGGACTGGCCCAGCATGCCGCCATTCCCGCGGATAAAGTGACAGATGTCTTTCGAGTCATTGATAAACTGGAAAAACAGGGCGAGGAAGCGGTTCGGCTGGAACTGGGGCCGGGACGGATTGACAAATCGGGCGACAGGATTCCCGGACTTAACCTGGAAAATGGGCAGATTGAAACCGTTCTTGATTTCCTAAACATTGCCGCATCCCATCGAAATGACTCCCTGGACGAAGCAGAAAAAGTCTTGGATAAGATTGAAATCGCGCGTTCCGGCATCGATGAACTGCGCGAAGTGCAAAATTATTTAAATGAAATGCAAGTGCCTGATGACAAGACTAAGGTCGATTTAACCATTGTCCGCGGACTCGGATATTATACCGGTCCGGTCTATGAAACGACCCTCCTTGACCTGCCGGATTATGGTTCCGTCTTTTCCGGGGGTCGCTATGATAATCTTATCGAAAGATTTTCGAATAAATCGGTTCCCGCCACCGGCTCATCTTTCGGGGTGGACCGGATGCTGGCCGCCCTCATCGAACTCAGGGCGATAACGCTTCGGAGGGCCACCTCCGATGTCCTTGTTACCACTATGGATAAAAGCCGCCTGAATGACTATATCGCCATCGTCAATGAAATCCGGGCCGCCGGGATCAACGCCGAATTGTTTCTCGGTGAAACCAAAAACCTTAATAAACAGCTGAAGTATGCCGATCGCGTCGGCATTCCATTGGCAGTCATCGCTGGCTCAGATGAATTCGAATCCGGTATGGTAACCATAAAGGATCTACGGGCTGGTGCCGAAATTGCGCGTGGTCTTTCGGATCGAGAGGAATGGCTGAGGGCCGAAAATATCCAGACTACCATCAAGCGCCCCGATATGATCTCCTTTCTCAGAAATTTGCTTAAGTGA
- a CDS encoding Metal dependent phosphohydrolase, with product MIDRAAALALMEGKIENKNLRKHILAVEAGMIRLAEHFGEDKNIWGLTGLLHDLDYNVTADKPEKHTFITEDWLREYDLPAEMIYAIRCHPGHAECKSRLDWGLYTTDPTTGFLVACALMHPSKRLENIDTEFMLRRFKEKRFAAGATRENMAACVNLGLELPEFLGLIRDGMLTISDILEI from the coding sequence ATGATCGATAGAGCAGCCGCGCTGGCCCTGATGGAAGGGAAGATCGAAAACAAAAATCTTCGCAAGCACATTCTGGCGGTCGAGGCCGGGATGATTCGCCTGGCGGAGCATTTCGGCGAGGATAAAAATATCTGGGGTTTGACCGGGCTGCTCCATGATTTGGACTATAATGTTACTGCCGACAAACCGGAGAAGCATACTTTTATCACGGAAGATTGGCTTCGAGAATATGATCTGCCGGCGGAGATGATTTATGCCATTCGCTGTCATCCGGGCCACGCCGAATGCAAATCGCGGCTCGATTGGGGACTTTACACGACCGATCCGACCACCGGATTCCTGGTGGCCTGTGCGCTGATGCATCCGTCGAAAAGATTGGAAAATATAGATACCGAATTTATGCTGCGCCGCTTCAAGGAAAAACGGTTCGCGGCCGGGGCGACCAGGGAAAATATGGCGGCCTGTGTCAATCTGGGCCTGGAATTGCCGGAGTTCCTGGGACTTATCAGGGATGGAATGTTAACCATTTCGGACATATTGGAAATTTGA
- a CDS encoding Major facilitator superfamily MFS_1 produces the protein MSSYRAIFKKDVLAWSFYDFANTIYSMNILSLYFKRWVVEDLGRDGLYYDISYALSMLLTGLIMPALGALSDHSRKKKIFLFLFTFLCGVAVGIIPLIPISLFMLIIVVFALSNFLYEGGMVFYNSLLYSVADGRAARLVSGFGVALGYMGSIVGMILVLPWVTGKIFGLTLPGFSAGGKEAAFLPTAILFMLFAVPCFIWVREKDFKSHRQKIDLKKAYREVWEGVKDTRKYPGVLRFLIADYFFEDAVATVILNMGIFSSMVIGFADTDLTLFLIISTVSAMAGSYTIGHFAQNFDLKRGMAIIVAGWIITLLLFIFIDNRPAVYLLGMAMGVFLGGLWTLSRPLLAEMVPREELGRFFGLYSLSGRAAAVVGPVIWGVVVYLFNPSRPYGKFLSGMMGLSDMSAIKLPYRLAVLSLVLMMAMGLYIFRRVPSPKLLQESHD, from the coding sequence TTGAGTTCGTATAGGGCAATATTCAAGAAAGATGTGCTGGCCTGGTCGTTTTACGATTTCGCCAACACTATCTATTCGATGAATATCCTGTCGCTATATTTCAAGCGCTGGGTGGTCGAAGATCTGGGGCGGGACGGGTTATATTACGATATTTCATACGCCCTCTCCATGTTATTGACTGGATTAATAATGCCGGCGCTGGGGGCGCTTTCGGATCATTCCCGTAAGAAGAAGATTTTTCTGTTTCTATTCACATTTCTCTGCGGCGTCGCAGTCGGCATAATCCCGTTAATTCCGATCAGTCTCTTTATGCTTATAATTGTAGTATTTGCACTCTCCAACTTTCTTTATGAGGGGGGAATGGTCTTTTATAATTCCCTTCTGTACTCGGTAGCCGACGGCCGCGCGGCCAGGCTGGTTTCCGGTTTCGGTGTTGCATTAGGATATATGGGGTCAATTGTCGGGATGATTCTGGTGCTTCCCTGGGTGACAGGAAAAATTTTCGGACTGACTTTGCCCGGCTTTTCGGCCGGGGGGAAAGAGGCCGCTTTCCTTCCAACCGCTATTCTTTTCATGCTTTTTGCCGTACCCTGCTTTATCTGGGTGAGGGAGAAGGACTTTAAATCGCACAGACAAAAAATCGATCTGAAAAAAGCGTATCGGGAAGTATGGGAAGGGGTCAAAGATACCAGAAAATATCCGGGGGTGCTGAGATTTCTGATTGCGGATTATTTTTTTGAGGATGCCGTAGCGACCGTAATTTTGAATATGGGGATTTTCTCATCGATGGTAATCGGCTTTGCCGATACCGATCTTACATTATTTCTGATAATTTCAACGGTGTCGGCTATGGCGGGCTCATATACAATCGGGCACTTTGCCCAGAATTTTGATTTAAAAAGAGGGATGGCAATTATCGTGGCGGGCTGGATAATTACTTTGTTACTGTTTATTTTTATTGATAATCGCCCGGCAGTTTATCTTCTCGGTATGGCGATGGGAGTTTTTCTGGGCGGATTATGGACGCTGTCGCGGCCGCTTCTGGCAGAGATGGTGCCCCGTGAGGAATTGGGGCGGTTTTTCGGGTTATACTCGCTGTCAGGCCGGGCGGCGGCGGTGGTCGGGCCGGTGATTTGGGGAGTGGTCGTCTATTTATTTAATCCGTCGCGACCGTACGGAAAGTTCCTGAGCGGCATGATGGGGCTGAGCGATATGTCGGCAATCAAACTGCCCTATCGCCTGGCCGTATTGTCATTGGTTCTGATGATGGCGATGGGGCTGTACATTTTCAGAAGAGTGCCGTCACCAAAACTTTTGCAGGAATCCCATGATTAA
- a CDS encoding PHP protein, whose translation MIKNGKYFEYKGCIHIHTTESDGTKTLEEVTDIASDAGLDFILVSDHMTLKCRNEGKEGFYRGTLVLIGYEHNDVEDCNHYLLFGTKEVLGDNLTPQEYVAEGKRQGALGIIAHPDEIRPRLGKYPSYPWLAWDAVGFDGVEIWNQMSEWMENLKPYNKVKMVFSPRRFMRSPTDRILQKWDDLNLMRKVAGLGAVDVHGFPYRIGPIRITIFPYKVQFRSLRTHVLLTEKLSQNLERARDQIYEAIRDCRIFVSNFRWGEASGFDFRAIKDDDYVIGGGSMPGPEEVTLSVKVPERGSIRLICNSHEVARAEGDSLNFRALKRGIYRAEVYKKDKGWIFSNHIRIGL comes from the coding sequence ATGATTAAGAACGGAAAATATTTCGAATATAAGGGATGTATTCATATACATACCACCGAATCGGACGGGACCAAGACGCTGGAGGAAGTGACCGATATTGCTTCCGATGCCGGACTTGATTTTATTCTTGTCTCTGACCATATGACCCTTAAGTGCCGCAATGAGGGCAAAGAGGGATTTTACAGGGGGACGCTGGTCCTTATCGGTTACGAGCATAATGATGTCGAAGACTGCAATCATTATCTTTTATTCGGCACAAAAGAGGTATTGGGGGATAATTTGACGCCCCAGGAATATGTGGCCGAAGGAAAACGTCAGGGGGCTCTCGGCATTATTGCCCATCCGGATGAAATACGGCCACGGTTGGGGAAATACCCATCGTATCCCTGGCTGGCCTGGGATGCTGTCGGATTCGACGGCGTGGAAATCTGGAACCAGATGTCGGAATGGATGGAAAATTTAAAACCGTATAATAAGGTAAAGATGGTGTTCTCACCGCGGCGCTTTATGCGTTCTCCGACCGATCGGATTCTTCAAAAGTGGGACGATCTGAATCTGATGCGAAAGGTGGCCGGCCTGGGGGCCGTAGATGTTCATGGCTTTCCATACCGGATCGGGCCGATTAGAATCACCATTTTCCCCTATAAAGTGCAGTTTCGGTCGTTGCGGACCCATGTGCTGCTGACCGAGAAATTATCTCAAAATTTAGAAAGAGCCCGAGACCAAATTTATGAAGCAATTCGTGACTGCCGCATCTTTGTATCCAATTTTCGATGGGGCGAAGCTTCCGGATTCGATTTCCGGGCAATTAAAGATGATGATTATGTGATAGGGGGCGGGTCTATGCCGGGACCGGAAGAGGTGACTCTATCCGTAAAAGTGCCCGAAAGAGGCTCAATTCGGTTAATTTGCAACAGCCATGAAGTGGCCCGAGCTGAGGGGGACAGTTTGAATTTCCGGGCTCTCAAAAGAGGAATCTACAGAGCAGAAGTGTACAAGAAAGATAAAGGCTGGATATTCTCCAATCATATAAGAATAGGGCTTTGA
- the nuoA gene encoding NADH-quinone oxidoreductase subunit A, with protein MRLNMFEIFFPILILVALATIIALALILLSILFGRRTKEGAKTEPYESGIVPVGDTRSQFPVKFYLVAILFILFDIEVVFLYPWALIYRQLGVFGFIEMLTFIVILLVGYFYILGKGALKWD; from the coding sequence ATGCGACTAAATATGTTTGAAATATTTTTCCCCATACTTATTCTGGTGGCGCTGGCGACAATTATCGCGCTGGCCCTGATACTATTATCCATCCTGTTCGGACGCCGCACCAAGGAGGGAGCCAAGACGGAACCGTATGAAAGCGGTATAGTTCCGGTGGGTGACACCCGCAGTCAGTTCCCCGTGAAGTTTTATTTGGTGGCGATTTTATTCATTTTATTCGATATAGAAGTGGTCTTTCTTTATCCCTGGGCATTAATCTATCGGCAATTAGGGGTTTTCGGCTTTATCGAAATGCTGACATTTATCGTAATCCTATTAGTCGGTTATTTCTATATTTTAGGCAAAGGAGCCCTCAAGTGGGATTAG
- the nuoB gene encoding NADH-quinone oxidoreductase subunit B — MGLEEKIPDSIILTSLDKMVNWAHKRSMWPLGFGLACCAIEMMSTFASHFDLARFGMEVMRPSPRQADLMIVAGRVSVKMAPVVKRLYDQMPNPKWVLSMGACASCGGVFNNYAIVQGVDRIIPVDIYVPGCPPRPEQLMDGILKLFDKIQKESVAKRNAGSMKATG, encoded by the coding sequence GTGGGATTAGAGGAGAAAATTCCTGATTCGATAATTTTGACCAGTTTGGACAAGATGGTCAATTGGGCGCATAAGCGTTCTATGTGGCCACTGGGCTTCGGTTTGGCTTGTTGCGCAATTGAGATGATGTCGACCTTTGCCTCTCATTTTGATCTGGCTCGATTCGGGATGGAGGTGATGCGGCCATCGCCGCGTCAGGCGGACCTGATGATTGTGGCCGGCCGAGTATCGGTGAAAATGGCTCCGGTCGTGAAACGCCTCTACGACCAGATGCCGAACCCGAAATGGGTTCTTTCCATGGGGGCCTGTGCCTCTTGTGGCGGGGTTTTCAACAATTATGCCATTGTCCAAGGAGTGGACAGAATTATCCCTGTTGATATTTACGTTCCGGGCTGCCCGCCGCGTCCCGAGCAATTAATGGACGGCATCTTGAAATTATTCGATAAGATTCAGAAGGAATCGGTGGCCAAGAGAAACGCCGGTTCGATGAAGGCCACGGGGTGA
- the nuoC gene encoding NADH-quinone oxidoreductase subunit C yields the protein MEDKVREFIKSHSAEGVIAEDNFRGQQSFYIKKEFLFDLCAALKSDGEMGFELLADICSLDWKGDIEEAKGRFEVIYNLYSLRNKYRLLIKVRLPEDDVKIDTLCPLWQTANWLEREVFDMMGIIFVGHPDLTKIVTPDELDGHPLCKDFPLTYEIPRFSYNKNEPPEVIK from the coding sequence ATGGAAGATAAAGTCAGGGAATTTATCAAATCGCATTCCGCGGAAGGTGTCATCGCCGAGGACAATTTCCGAGGGCAGCAATCTTTCTATATAAAGAAGGAATTCCTTTTCGATCTTTGCGCCGCGTTAAAAAGTGACGGCGAAATGGGATTTGAACTTCTTGCCGATATTTGTTCTCTTGACTGGAAAGGAGATATCGAGGAGGCGAAGGGGCGGTTTGAGGTTATTTACAATTTATACTCCCTTCGTAACAAGTATCGCCTTCTTATCAAAGTCCGCCTTCCCGAGGATGACGTAAAAATCGATACGCTCTGTCCGCTGTGGCAGACGGCCAACTGGCTGGAGCGGGAAGTTTTCGACATGATGGGTATCATCTTTGTCGGGCATCCCGATCTGACCAAGATAGTGACGCCCGATGAATTGGACGGCCACCCGCTATGCAAGGATTTCCCCCTGACTTATGAAATCCCCCGATTTTCCTATAATAAAAATGAACCGCCGGAGGTGATAAAGTGA
- the nuoD gene encoding NADH-quinone oxidoreductase subunit D 1 encodes MNETAAGKRTMILNMGPQHPATHGVLRVQLELDGETVVKATPIIGYLHTGIEKNAEAKLYYKVIPMTDRMDYLAPMSNNLGYCLAVEKLLGLEMPPKVVYARVLLTELTRIASHLVWVGTHALDLGAMSMLLYAFREREMIIDIYEAVSGQRMMSTYFRIGGLAFDLPEDFDKKVKNILKVIPEKLKDYERLLNDNKIFRGRTIGVAKISAEDAVNCGLTGPTLRGSGVNYDVRKANPYCGYDKFDFMVPLGKNGDVYDRYLIRMEEMKQSLRIVQQALDGMPEGPYRVHAPGIVLPPKEDVLSKMESLIFHFKLITEGFKPPRGAVYQAIESPKGELGYYISSDGSNKPHRMRVRPPCFVNLSALPKLIEGGLVADVIAAIGSIDIVLGEVDR; translated from the coding sequence GTGAACGAAACCGCCGCCGGCAAAAGGACCATGATTTTAAACATGGGGCCCCAGCACCCGGCGACTCACGGAGTGTTGCGGGTGCAGTTGGAACTGGACGGGGAGACGGTGGTCAAGGCGACACCGATCATCGGTTACCTTCATACCGGTATCGAGAAGAACGCCGAAGCCAAATTGTATTATAAAGTCATTCCGATGACCGACCGGATGGACTATCTGGCGCCGATGTCAAACAATCTTGGTTACTGCCTGGCGGTCGAAAAACTGCTCGGACTGGAGATGCCGCCGAAAGTGGTTTATGCCCGGGTGCTACTGACGGAATTGACGAGAATCGCATCCCATCTGGTCTGGGTCGGTACTCATGCCCTGGATCTGGGAGCGATGTCGATGCTACTTTACGCTTTCCGCGAACGGGAAATGATTATCGACATTTACGAAGCGGTTTCGGGGCAGAGAATGATGTCGACCTATTTCCGTATCGGCGGACTGGCTTTTGACCTTCCCGAGGATTTCGACAAGAAAGTAAAAAATATTTTGAAAGTGATCCCGGAGAAACTGAAAGATTACGAGCGGTTGCTTAATGATAACAAAATATTCCGCGGACGAACTATCGGGGTGGCCAAAATATCGGCCGAAGATGCGGTCAATTGCGGACTGACCGGTCCGACCCTGCGCGGATCCGGTGTCAATTATGATGTGCGCAAAGCCAATCCTTATTGCGGCTATGATAAATTTGACTTTATGGTGCCTCTCGGCAAGAATGGTGATGTATATGACCGGTATTTGATCCGAATGGAGGAGATGAAGCAATCGCTTCGCATTGTCCAGCAGGCCCTTGACGGCATGCCGGAAGGTCCGTACCGGGTGCATGCGCCGGGAATAGTACTACCGCCGAAAGAAGATGTTTTAAGCAAAATGGAGTCTCTGATATTCCATTTCAAATTGATAACCGAAGGTTTCAAGCCGCCCCGCGGAGCGGTATATCAGGCCATAGAATCCCCCAAGGGTGAACTGGGGTATTATATATCATCGGACGGCTCCAACAAACCACATCGAATGCGGGTGCGGCCCCCCTGTTTTGTCAATCTTTCGGCACTGCCTAAATTGATCGAGGGCGGGTTGGTGGCGGATGTAATCGCGGCCATCGGCTCGATTGATATCGTGCTGGGAGAGGTAGATCGATGA
- the nuoE gene encoding NADH-quinone oxidoreductase subunit E 2, which yields MILKEKAVAEIKRRMVRYPHRKSAILPALTVAFRQEGHLNPELYREIAQIIEVPYIEVAEAASFYTMFPKEPVGKYLIQVCHNISCALLGADSLIHYLEERLGIKKGETTSDEIFTLISVECLGSCATAPMMQINDKYYENLTREKVDRILDELRKQARDGKEDTV from the coding sequence ATGATTTTAAAAGAGAAAGCGGTCGCCGAAATTAAGCGCCGCATGGTGCGATACCCGCACCGCAAATCGGCCATTTTGCCGGCTTTGACCGTCGCTTTCCGCCAGGAGGGTCATCTAAATCCCGAACTATATCGAGAAATCGCGCAGATAATAGAGGTCCCGTATATCGAGGTGGCGGAAGCGGCAAGTTTTTATACCATGTTTCCGAAAGAACCGGTCGGCAAATATCTGATTCAGGTTTGCCATAATATCAGTTGTGCCCTCTTGGGCGCCGACAGTTTGATTCATTATTTGGAGGAGAGGCTGGGAATCAAGAAAGGCGAAACGACGTCGGATGAAATTTTTACATTGATTTCGGTCGAATGTTTGGGGAGCTGCGCCACGGCTCCCATGATGCAGATTAATGATAAATATTATGAAAATCTGACCCGGGAAAAAGTGGACAGGATTCTGGACGAATTGCGCAAACAGGCACGTGATGGAAAAGAAGATACTGTTTAA